A stretch of DNA from Ranitomeya variabilis isolate aRanVar5 chromosome 1, aRanVar5.hap1, whole genome shotgun sequence:
TCAAACTCTTCTGAAAGCTGAGATAGGTGATCATGCACCAGCTGGGAGAATGAAGGCTCAGGCTCGGTCTCTTCCAAAATTCCTGCTAATGTTTGAAACATGTCAAATATCCCTGTTCTCACTCGCCGTCCCCACACTTCCAGTTTGGCTTTAAATGCAGCAACTTTATCTGCCAACTTGAAGGCAGTTGTCATTCTCCCCTGAAGTGACAGATTAAGTTCGTTCAAAAAGTTGAATATGTCACATAAGTAAGCAAGTTTTGTGACCCATTCCTTACTACTGAAATGTGCTGCAAGTGGCAATTCTTTTTCTAAAAGAAATCTATAAAGCGGGTCTCGTAACTCAAAAACTCTGGCCAGTGCTCTACCTTTAGAAAGCCATCTGACTTCTGTGTGTAGGAGAAGACATTTGTGCTCCGCGTCCATCTCCTCACAGAGCTGCTCGAACAGACGTGAGTTAAGGGCATGTGCTTTTATGTGATTAATAACTTTAATCACATCTTGCAAAACGCTGTTAAGTTCAGATGACATTTTTCGGCTTGCCAGCATTTCTCTATGGATGACACAGTGCGTAGACTCGCATTCAGACGCAACCTCTTTGACCCGGGTAGTTAAACCAGAAAGCCGTCCAGTCATGGCAGCTGCTCCGTCTGTGCATATACCGACACAAAATGACCAGTTTAGGTTTCCTGATATGTAATCATCCAAAGACTTGAATAGTTCTGCACCTGTGGTGTTGGCTGGCAACAATAATGCACATAACATATCCTCATGCACATCCTCCTGAAAAATATATCGCACATAAACAAGCATCATTGCCTTGTTGTCAACGTCAGTAGACTCGTCAACCTGGATTGCGTACCATGGTGACGCATTAATCCTCTCCAACAATTGTACCTCGATGTCTTCTGCTATTTCATTAATTCGTCTAGTGACAGTGCTCGCTGAAAGAGGAACCTGTGCCACTTTTTTAACCGCAGCCTCTCCTAAAAGTTCCTGGCAAATGTCCTTAGCGGCAGGCAGGATCAACTCTTCACCAATAGTGAAGGGCTTCTTAGCCTTGGCAATGCGGTTAGCCACTAAGAATGATGCTCTCAGAGCAGACACACTTGTTGATGTGGTGGCCTTCAATAATTGCTTCTGTCCTTCGTGTTCgcgtttttttctttaaaaaaactcCAAAGGCTTGTCTTTTGATGCAGGGTGCTTGGTCTGTAAGTGGCGAACCAGTTTTGAAGGCTTCATGGCCTCGTTGGATAGCCGGTCGCCACATATCAGACAGAGTGGGCTTGGGGCATGTGAATCGCCAGTTGCGATGAACCCATAATTTAAGTAGGACTCATTGTATTTTCTTTTAAATGCAGCTTTCTTTTTTTTAGCAGTCATGGAGTCTTCATCTGTCTCATTGGGTCTTTCTTCCTTTTCAAAGAAGCTCTTCAGTGATGTTTGTTTTTTACTCATTTTACAAGGGTTAGAGGTGAAGGCGTAGTGGGCCCCTAACACAGAAAGATGGCTACTGCTACTGCTGCTACTGGAGACGGGCACTGATGATGATGACCACCACTACTGCTGCTACTGGAGACGGGCACTTATGATCATGACCACCACTACTGCTGCTACTGGAGACGGGCACTGATGATGATGACCACCACTACTGCTGCTACTGGAGACGGGCACTGCTGCTATGAATTTTCACTGTTATTTGCTTTTTTCACTTTAACCAGAAAATCTGCTGCTGGGCCGCACGACACCAGAACACAGCTACAGGAGTCATAAGGGTGCGACACCTGACGTCATATCTAGCTGCCCATTAGCATCCAGAGCCCCTCCCCCTCCAACTCGCAGCTAGCAGGAGGGGAAGGAGCGCTGGACACACATGACCTGCTTGTCCCTGCTCCTGCCTGAGCACATTCTGCGAGTAGCTGCACTGTACATTGAGTTTCAGTGTACAGCACTGCTACTAGCACTGCTATATGCACCAGACAGCGCTGTATGGGGAGGATGCTGGCGGGACCTCGGTGTACAGCGCTGCTAAGTAGCAGCATTGTACATTGAGCGTCAGTGTATACAGCGCTGCTGCTTAGCAGCGCTACACACTGAACACCAGTACCGGGAGCCGCGTCACTGAAGCCAGTCTGCTGCCCCAGCACGCCCCACATAACATGTTCTGCCGGGGGCATGTCAGTGAGGAGAGCCTGCCGCCCCACCCCGTCAGGAACACACCATGCTGCGCAGGAGGGCCGCCCCGTGACGTACAACAGGTACCATGCTGTGCTGTGGAGGGCTGCGTCACTAAGACCCGCCCGACGCCCCACCCCGTCCTGCATAATGTTCTCTTCCGGGAGCTGCGAGCTGTCACGGCTACGTCAGAaaactgaaaaaccccaacggcccggtcctggtccgcggaccggcagttggggacctctgatctatACCATGAGGTGACTTATTGCATATGGTTTCATGATGTTATGTTTACTGTTTCATACACATAGAGTTATTAATTAGGGTTCCCATATAATCGCTCAACACTTTGAGgattgcactggcactttatttttttctataatgagttttattttttgtgttattttttgaTTTGATCATGTATGTATAGTGTTTACTTCCTGCTCTCCTTCCCATTTTGTTACAACACCTTGGGTGTGCGTCATTGTCTTTTTATTGTGTTCTTAGCATCATTTGTTTCCATTTTTGT
This window harbors:
- the LOC143799887 gene encoding SCAN domain-containing protein 3-like, which translates into the protein MSKKQTSLKSFFEKEERPNETDEDSMTAKKKKAAFKRKYNESYLNYGKKREHEGQKQLLKATTSTSVSALRASFLVANRIAKAKKPFTIGEELILPAAKDICQELLGEAAVKKVAQVPLSASTVTRRINEIAEDIEVQLLERINASPWYAIQVDESTDVDNKAMMLVYVRYIFQEDVHEDMLCALLLPANTTGAELFKSLDDYISGNLNWSFCVGICTDGAAAMTGRLSGLTTRVKEVASECESTHCVIHREMLASRKMSSELNSVLQDVIKVINHIKAHALNSRLFEQLCEEMDAEHKCLLLHTEVRWLSKGRALARVFELRDPLYRFLLEKELPLAAHFSSKEWVTKLAYLCDIFNFLNELNLSLQGRMTTAFKLADKVAAFKAKLEVWGRRVRTGIFDMFQTLAGILEETEPEPSFSQLVHDHLSQLSEEFECYFPTTKDPRTRKEWIRNPFVNKPGESTLSVLEEDQLLEIANDGSLKSMFETSNLPTFWIKVKAEYPGIATKALKTLLPFPTSYLCETVFSAMTTAKTRLRSRLDIRNTLRVSLSPITPRWDRLVAGKQAHYNPKDMIPDMHFQLSSDFVIRKVFKFAESEKESTRSTLGHATHLPHGEHPTCKG